One Arthrobacter sp. StoSoilB20 DNA segment encodes these proteins:
- a CDS encoding WhiB family transcriptional regulator: MDWRNRAACLDKDPELFFPVGNTGPALLQIEEAKSVCRRCPVVDTCLQWALESGQDAGVWGGMSEDERRALKRRAARARRAS; the protein is encoded by the coding sequence ATGGATTGGCGTAACCGCGCAGCCTGCCTCGACAAGGACCCGGAGCTCTTCTTCCCAGTCGGCAACACCGGACCAGCACTTCTGCAAATCGAGGAAGCCAAGAGCGTCTGCCGCCGCTGCCCCGTAGTGGACACCTGCCTGCAGTGGGCGTTGGAGTCCGGACAAGACGCCGGCGTTTGGGGCGGGATGAGTGAAGATGAGCGTCGCGCTCTGAAGCGTCGCGCTGCCCGCGCTCGTCGCGCTTCCTAG
- a CDS encoding PAS domain-containing sensor histidine kinase translates to MAIFTDPIREHADFGPGDAEWLHLLVGDWQMVADLAFADLALWFPHPEFGYIALAHVRPSTSHTVFHADFVGEGIRSDLRPLVDKAWNSRSIERSSETSWSSEMALRVEAVPMVRNGRTLAVVTSHMDLSSSRMPSRLELTYRQCAYDLLRMGTLGLWPDFASPTGSRRGAPRVGDGLIRLDAEGIVQYASPNGVSAFRRLGEVESLEGRSLAEVTAGLLKDRRMVDETLPLVVTGRMPWRSEIESRGVSLSLRAIPLRDEQHRFGALVLCRDVSELRRREMELVTKDATIREIHHRVKNNLQTVAALLRMQSRRMVSDEAKQGLEQAMRRVATIALVHETLSQGLTQSVDFDELIGRQFRLSAEVASPSQQVRTERSGLFGELPSDFATPLALVINELVTNAVEHGLEGRTGTVWLLADRADGDGNDEFLTVTIADDGVGLPDGQYTEGLGLQIVRTLVTSELGGSIQWSPRDGGGTAVEIVLNLARA, encoded by the coding sequence GTGGCAATCTTTACAGACCCCATCAGGGAACACGCTGATTTCGGGCCTGGGGATGCCGAATGGCTGCACCTCCTCGTCGGTGACTGGCAGATGGTCGCCGACCTGGCATTCGCGGACCTTGCTTTGTGGTTCCCGCACCCGGAGTTCGGTTATATAGCCCTCGCCCACGTCCGTCCGTCGACATCCCATACGGTGTTTCATGCGGACTTCGTGGGTGAGGGCATCCGTTCCGATCTCCGCCCGCTGGTGGACAAGGCATGGAACAGCCGCTCGATCGAACGCTCCAGCGAAACAAGCTGGAGCAGCGAGATGGCCCTGCGTGTTGAAGCTGTTCCCATGGTGCGCAATGGCAGGACGCTGGCCGTCGTGACATCCCACATGGATTTGTCCAGCTCACGCATGCCCTCGAGGCTGGAACTGACATACCGTCAGTGTGCCTATGATCTCCTCCGCATGGGCACGCTGGGACTCTGGCCGGACTTCGCATCTCCCACAGGATCACGCCGTGGCGCACCACGCGTGGGGGACGGGCTCATCAGACTGGACGCCGAGGGGATTGTTCAGTACGCGAGCCCCAACGGTGTATCGGCTTTCAGGCGACTCGGCGAAGTTGAGTCGCTTGAGGGACGGTCACTGGCGGAAGTCACTGCCGGGCTCCTTAAGGACCGCCGGATGGTGGACGAGACACTGCCGCTGGTTGTCACCGGACGCATGCCTTGGCGGAGCGAGATTGAGTCCCGCGGCGTTAGCCTTTCCCTGCGTGCCATTCCCTTGCGCGATGAACAACACCGTTTCGGTGCCTTGGTCCTGTGCCGGGACGTCTCTGAACTGCGGCGCAGGGAAATGGAGCTCGTCACCAAGGATGCCACCATCCGCGAGATCCATCACCGGGTAAAGAACAATCTTCAAACTGTTGCGGCCCTCCTGCGCATGCAATCGCGCCGCATGGTCAGCGACGAAGCGAAGCAGGGCCTGGAACAAGCGATGCGGCGTGTGGCCACCATTGCCCTCGTCCATGAAACCCTTTCCCAGGGGTTGACGCAGAGTGTTGATTTTGATGAGTTGATAGGTCGGCAGTTCCGGCTCTCAGCCGAGGTCGCATCGCCATCCCAGCAGGTGCGAACCGAACGCTCCGGGTTGTTCGGTGAACTGCCCAGCGATTTCGCCACACCATTGGCCCTGGTCATTAACGAACTGGTAACCAATGCCGTGGAGCATGGCCTTGAGGGGCGCACAGGGACCGTATGGCTCCTGGCTGACCGGGCCGACGGAGACGGAAATGATGAATTCCTGACCGTGACCATTGCCGATGACGGTGTTGGCTTGCCGGATGGTCAGTACACCGAGGGCCTGGGTTTGCAGATTGTCCGCACGCTGGTGACAAGCGAGCTCGGTGGATCCATCCAATGGAGCCCGCGCGATGGGGGCGGGACCGCCGTCGAAATCGTATTGAACCTGGCCCGAGCCTGA
- a CDS encoding NAD-glutamate dehydrogenase has translation MSSGSSVEDRSEAAVVREGFFGDYYEHLAEEDARAYSAELLISRATNHKKVAQSRMPGNAVVEISGEADRGVVYIVTDDMPFLVDSVNAELVRQNCAIRLVMHPLFVVTRDRVSGELRNISRVPSNVGISSGDTAALPSVAHLLGDGDNSSHMESWIAVEIDRVSDDARAALVEGLQRVLGDVRAAVEDWPKMRSKALELAEALGGISHPEQIAELRQAQDLLRWLDNGNFTFLGYREYDLVDQDGEDVLQLREDSGLGLLRAGDATRQVQHLTDAGRKRAREKRALVITKANSRSTVHRPAYLDYIGVKSFDAQGNVNGERRFIGLFATSAYTGSVRNIPIVRDKVDAVLRNAGFPIDSHSGKDLLGILETYPRDELFQIEIPDLAATATGIQRLQERRRTKLFLRPDIYGRFMSAVVYLPRDRYTTSVRLRIEQELRETFQAESIDYEARITESALARVFFRIRLPRTAELAEVNVAELEHRLMRASRSWSEGITEVLREHRSAESADVLSALWAEAFPAGYRVDYEVEDALEDIERFEKYGAEAERAGEAPKQVKPGVHVYLPEGAGEALEEDARVKLYLMEPKSLSQILPYFHNLGLEVLDERPFEIETSDHRDFFLYDLGLKYPAGVDPLATGELLSDSFGAAVTGSVESDNFDRLVLREGMHWRQVVVLRAYAKYMRQMGNTNSFGFIADTLLGNPDVARGLNELFSARFDPAVPEELRSERQEAARLALAESIEQVATLDADRVLRTFVNLIESTLRTNYFQNKEYLSFKLDPTSIDGLPFPRPMYEIWVYSPRVEGVHLRFGKVARGGLRWSDRREDFRTEILGLVKAQTVKNAVIVPTGAKGGFFAKKLPKPAIDRAAWMAEGIESYKTFIRGLLDITDNLVTSADGERLVPPSDVVRHDGDDSYLVVAADKGTATFSDTANGLAAEYGFWLGDAFASGGSVGYDHKAMGITARGAWESVKRHFSELDLDTQTEEFTVVGVGDMSGDVFGNGMLLSRHIRLLAAFDHRHIFLDPTPDAAASFKERQRLFELPRSSWDDYDRSLISEGGGVYPRQAKTIPVSDQVRKALGLPDGTTQLSPPELLRAILLAPADLLYNGGIGTYVKASTETHAAVGDKANDAIRVDGRDLRVKVVGEGGNLGLTQRGRIEAALQGVILNTDAIDNSAGVDCSDHEVNIKIFVDRMVAAGKLEAAERAGFLADMTDEVGRLVLQDNIDQNILLLNDRTRVAEWSPSYERLMDWLEKSADLKRDLEALPTTETLRARLEQGQGLTSPELAVLAAYAKIELGAALRDSNLADDPWFAETIRNYFPKQLREKFDAELDTHPLRREIIATVVANDIINLGGITFAFRAIEETSANEVAVAKAFVALREIYDLDPMVAELNALPASFPTEHWSEVHLDIRRLLDRAVRWILGQGMASQPISEVVESFKPMLAPLRAKLLDYLRGEDKTRISGWLEKARSWDLPEHLAHRWAELFESYALLDIARIAQTGGGSVEAVAHVYYTVFNRFHVDSLLERISSLPRDDRWQALARAALRDDLYSTVADMTMSVLESTESGASAEDRLKAWEGQNAEQLGRAKTMFDEVNALEADDMASLSVALRLLRSIVRR, from the coding sequence ATGTCGTCAGGATCCAGCGTGGAGGATCGGTCTGAAGCAGCAGTTGTCCGTGAAGGTTTCTTCGGTGACTACTATGAACACCTCGCAGAGGAGGACGCACGCGCCTATTCGGCTGAGCTGCTGATCTCGCGGGCGACAAATCACAAGAAAGTCGCCCAGTCGCGGATGCCGGGCAACGCCGTCGTCGAAATTTCCGGTGAAGCTGACCGAGGTGTCGTGTATATCGTCACCGACGACATGCCTTTCCTCGTGGACTCAGTGAACGCAGAACTCGTTCGTCAAAACTGCGCGATCCGGCTTGTCATGCACCCATTGTTCGTAGTCACCCGCGACCGTGTTTCCGGGGAGCTCCGGAACATCTCCCGGGTCCCGTCCAACGTCGGTATTTCCAGTGGCGACACCGCTGCACTTCCAAGCGTGGCCCATCTTTTGGGTGACGGCGACAACTCCTCGCACATGGAATCCTGGATTGCCGTTGAGATTGACCGTGTCAGCGACGACGCCCGTGCAGCATTGGTCGAAGGACTCCAGCGCGTTCTGGGCGATGTCCGTGCAGCGGTCGAAGACTGGCCCAAGATGCGCAGTAAGGCACTTGAGCTCGCCGAAGCTCTTGGGGGCATCTCACACCCTGAGCAGATCGCCGAACTTCGCCAGGCGCAGGATCTCCTGCGCTGGCTCGACAACGGCAACTTCACTTTCCTCGGATACCGCGAGTACGACCTCGTGGACCAGGATGGCGAGGACGTTCTGCAACTCCGTGAAGACAGCGGCCTTGGGCTCCTGCGCGCCGGGGACGCCACGCGCCAGGTTCAACACCTCACAGACGCCGGACGAAAACGCGCCAGGGAAAAGCGTGCCTTGGTCATTACCAAAGCCAATTCCCGGTCGACTGTCCACCGGCCCGCCTACCTTGACTACATCGGAGTCAAGAGCTTCGACGCCCAGGGCAACGTCAATGGGGAACGGCGTTTCATCGGGCTGTTCGCAACAAGCGCCTACACCGGTTCCGTGCGCAACATTCCGATTGTCCGGGACAAGGTGGATGCTGTTCTGCGCAACGCCGGGTTCCCGATCGACTCCCATTCGGGCAAGGACCTCCTGGGCATCCTTGAGACCTACCCGCGCGATGAACTGTTCCAGATCGAGATACCGGACCTGGCGGCAACCGCTACTGGAATCCAGCGGTTGCAGGAACGACGCCGAACCAAGCTGTTCCTTCGCCCTGACATCTACGGCCGCTTCATGTCGGCCGTGGTGTACCTGCCCCGGGACCGTTACACCACCAGCGTTCGCCTTCGGATCGAACAGGAACTCCGGGAAACCTTCCAAGCCGAGAGCATCGATTACGAGGCCCGGATCACTGAGTCTGCCCTGGCCCGGGTCTTTTTCAGGATCCGGCTGCCGCGCACCGCTGAGCTGGCCGAAGTCAACGTTGCCGAGCTGGAACACCGGCTCATGAGGGCATCCCGTTCCTGGAGTGAAGGTATCACCGAGGTCCTCCGCGAGCACCGGTCGGCAGAGAGCGCCGACGTCCTGTCCGCGCTGTGGGCAGAGGCATTTCCCGCAGGCTACCGCGTGGACTACGAAGTTGAAGACGCCCTGGAGGACATCGAGCGCTTCGAAAAGTACGGAGCCGAGGCTGAAAGGGCGGGGGAGGCACCGAAGCAGGTCAAACCCGGGGTACACGTGTACCTGCCTGAAGGTGCCGGCGAAGCTTTGGAGGAGGACGCCCGCGTCAAGCTCTACCTCATGGAGCCTAAGAGCCTGAGCCAGATCCTTCCCTACTTCCACAACCTCGGCCTTGAAGTTTTGGATGAACGTCCCTTCGAGATCGAAACCTCCGATCACCGTGACTTCTTCCTTTACGACCTCGGACTTAAGTACCCTGCCGGCGTCGACCCCCTTGCTACGGGGGAACTCTTGAGCGATTCCTTCGGTGCCGCCGTGACGGGATCCGTAGAGTCGGACAACTTCGACCGGCTGGTGCTGCGTGAAGGAATGCATTGGCGTCAGGTAGTGGTCCTCCGCGCCTACGCCAAGTACATGCGGCAAATGGGGAACACCAACTCCTTCGGTTTCATCGCCGACACTCTCTTGGGCAACCCCGATGTAGCCCGTGGCCTGAACGAGCTCTTCTCCGCACGGTTCGACCCCGCGGTACCTGAAGAACTTCGGTCCGAACGCCAGGAAGCGGCACGGCTGGCCTTGGCCGAATCCATCGAGCAGGTGGCAACGTTGGACGCTGACCGTGTCCTGCGTACCTTCGTGAACCTCATTGAGTCCACCCTTCGGACCAATTACTTCCAGAACAAGGAATACCTCAGCTTCAAGCTGGACCCGACGTCGATTGACGGGCTGCCTTTCCCGCGCCCCATGTATGAGATCTGGGTTTACTCACCCCGGGTTGAAGGCGTGCATCTGCGTTTCGGCAAGGTCGCCCGCGGTGGTCTCCGCTGGTCCGACCGCCGCGAAGACTTCCGCACCGAAATCCTTGGCCTGGTGAAAGCCCAGACCGTCAAGAACGCTGTGATCGTTCCGACGGGTGCCAAGGGAGGTTTCTTCGCAAAGAAGTTGCCCAAACCGGCGATCGACCGGGCAGCCTGGATGGCGGAAGGAATCGAAAGCTACAAGACCTTCATCCGGGGCCTGTTGGACATCACTGACAACCTGGTGACCTCAGCGGACGGCGAAAGGCTCGTCCCGCCGTCGGACGTTGTTCGCCACGACGGCGACGACTCCTACCTTGTGGTGGCAGCTGACAAGGGAACTGCGACGTTCTCCGACACCGCAAATGGACTCGCAGCCGAGTATGGGTTCTGGCTGGGAGACGCCTTTGCCTCGGGCGGCTCGGTGGGCTACGACCACAAAGCCATGGGAATTACAGCCCGCGGAGCATGGGAATCAGTCAAGCGGCACTTCAGTGAACTCGATCTGGATACACAGACCGAAGAATTCACGGTGGTCGGTGTTGGTGATATGTCCGGTGACGTCTTCGGCAACGGAATGCTGCTGTCCCGTCACATCAGGCTGCTGGCCGCCTTCGACCACCGCCACATCTTCCTTGATCCCACACCGGATGCCGCAGCATCATTCAAGGAACGTCAGCGGCTGTTCGAACTGCCCCGGTCTTCCTGGGATGACTACGACCGTTCACTCATCAGTGAAGGTGGGGGCGTCTACCCGCGCCAGGCCAAGACCATACCGGTTTCCGACCAAGTGCGTAAGGCGCTGGGCCTGCCCGACGGCACCACACAGCTGAGCCCGCCTGAACTCCTTCGCGCGATTTTGCTGGCTCCGGCGGATCTCCTCTACAACGGCGGCATCGGAACCTACGTCAAGGCAAGCACAGAAACACATGCGGCCGTAGGGGACAAAGCCAACGACGCCATTCGCGTGGACGGGCGTGATCTGCGGGTCAAGGTTGTGGGAGAAGGTGGAAACCTCGGCTTGACGCAGCGTGGGCGCATCGAAGCTGCCCTGCAAGGGGTCATCCTCAACACTGATGCAATCGACAACTCGGCCGGTGTGGACTGCTCCGACCATGAAGTGAACATCAAGATCTTCGTGGACCGCATGGTCGCTGCCGGCAAGCTTGAGGCAGCAGAGCGGGCCGGGTTCCTGGCAGACATGACGGACGAGGTGGGACGACTAGTCCTCCAGGACAACATCGACCAAAATATCCTGTTGTTGAATGACCGGACGCGGGTTGCCGAGTGGAGTCCCAGCTATGAGCGGCTGATGGATTGGTTGGAGAAGTCCGCCGATCTCAAGCGTGATCTCGAAGCTCTGCCCACCACAGAGACGCTTCGTGCAAGGCTGGAACAAGGTCAGGGCCTGACATCGCCTGAACTGGCAGTCCTGGCGGCTTACGCCAAGATCGAACTCGGCGCGGCACTGCGTGATAGCAACCTTGCCGACGACCCTTGGTTTGCGGAGACCATCCGGAACTACTTCCCCAAGCAGTTGCGCGAGAAGTTCGACGCCGAACTGGACACCCACCCGCTGCGCCGCGAAATCATCGCAACCGTAGTGGCCAACGACATCATCAACCTGGGCGGCATAACCTTTGCCTTCCGCGCCATTGAAGAAACATCGGCCAATGAGGTCGCAGTTGCCAAGGCATTTGTTGCCCTGCGCGAAATTTACGATCTCGATCCCATGGTGGCGGAGTTGAATGCACTGCCCGCATCGTTCCCGACTGAGCACTGGAGCGAAGTCCACCTGGATATCCGCCGGCTGCTCGACAGGGCCGTTCGATGGATCCTTGGGCAAGGAATGGCATCGCAGCCGATTTCCGAGGTTGTGGAATCGTTCAAGCCGATGCTGGCTCCTTTGCGGGCCAAATTGCTGGACTACCTCCGCGGCGAAGACAAGACACGCATCTCGGGTTGGCTTGAGAAAGCACGCAGCTGGGATTTGCCCGAACACCTTGCCCACAGGTGGGCAGAGCTGTTCGAAAGTTACGCGCTGTTGGATATTGCCAGGATCGCCCAGACCGGCGGTGGCAGCGTCGAAGCCGTCGCACACGTCTATTACACGGTGTTCAACCGCTTCCACGTCGATTCGTTGCTGGAACGGATCAGTTCACTGCCGCGTGATGACCGCTGGCAGGCCCTGGCCAGGGCTGCCCTTCGCGACGACCTTTATTCAACTGTCGCGGATATGACGATGTCGGTGCTTGAGTCTACGGAGTCAGGCGCCTCCGCTGAAGATCGCCTGAAGGCCTGGGAAGGGCAGAATGCCGAGCAACTCGGCCGTGCCAAGACCATGTTTGACGAGGTCAACGCGCTCGAAGCCGACGACATGGCTTCACTGTCGGTAGCATTAAGGCTCTTGAGGTCAATCGTTCGACGCTAG
- a CDS encoding P-loop NTPase, whose translation MSIPVVTVGPAQEAVVGGLEGLHGPVTVVRRCSELAELMAACQSGLAMAAVVAEGCDELTTTLVDRLGAVGVSVVALTDDPVEAGRLHSIGVVVAASGIAPSVLAARISEAVGGGHARALLGSGQDSGFADVGGGPLSVPTPEVEQDPQEGSGQVLAVWGPIGSPGRTLLAVNIAAELAAEGKSVVLVDADSYGASVSAVLGLLDEAAGLAQACRLADQGILDAEALKAAAVPVFTKEFSFRVLTGTTRADRWTELRAAAMSRVLERAKEVSDVVVVDTGFCLESDEELSFDTMAPRRNAATLRSLEMADVVFAVGAADAIGVPRLVRGLAEMQAAVPDASVRVVLNKVKKSAVGYAPRQQLAEAWERFGPGLGIDAYLPADPIACDAALLSGSVLLECAPESALRLAIANLVCAPVQQKANSFGRNTRAARLHKR comes from the coding sequence ATGAGCATTCCCGTGGTTACTGTAGGTCCCGCGCAAGAGGCAGTAGTAGGCGGGCTGGAGGGCCTGCATGGGCCGGTGACGGTGGTCAGGCGCTGTTCGGAGCTTGCCGAGCTTATGGCAGCCTGCCAGAGCGGTCTTGCCATGGCAGCCGTTGTCGCGGAGGGCTGTGACGAACTAACCACTACCTTGGTGGATCGGCTCGGGGCAGTCGGGGTCTCGGTCGTGGCGCTCACGGATGACCCGGTCGAGGCCGGGCGGCTGCACTCCATTGGAGTTGTTGTGGCCGCTTCAGGCATAGCACCCTCCGTGCTCGCGGCAAGAATATCCGAGGCGGTAGGGGGCGGTCACGCACGGGCCCTGCTCGGCTCGGGCCAGGACTCAGGTTTCGCCGATGTCGGAGGTGGTCCGTTATCGGTACCAACTCCTGAAGTTGAACAGGACCCGCAGGAGGGTTCGGGCCAGGTGCTTGCCGTGTGGGGGCCCATTGGGTCCCCCGGCAGGACGCTGCTGGCGGTCAACATCGCTGCCGAGTTGGCGGCGGAAGGAAAATCCGTCGTTCTCGTCGATGCCGACAGCTATGGCGCCAGCGTGTCTGCTGTCCTGGGGCTGTTGGACGAAGCCGCGGGTCTCGCCCAGGCCTGCAGGCTTGCTGACCAGGGGATCCTTGACGCGGAAGCGCTGAAGGCCGCGGCGGTTCCAGTATTCACGAAAGAATTCTCCTTCCGGGTGCTGACGGGGACCACGCGTGCGGACCGATGGACAGAGCTGAGGGCTGCTGCGATGTCCCGCGTCCTTGAACGGGCCAAGGAAGTCTCGGATGTCGTGGTGGTAGACACCGGATTTTGTCTCGAATCGGATGAGGAACTGAGCTTCGACACCATGGCTCCACGCAGGAACGCGGCAACTTTGCGGAGCCTGGAAATGGCTGATGTGGTTTTCGCTGTGGGAGCGGCAGACGCCATCGGAGTACCGCGGCTGGTCCGTGGCCTGGCCGAAATGCAGGCAGCTGTTCCGGACGCATCGGTGCGGGTGGTCCTTAATAAGGTCAAAAAGTCGGCCGTGGGTTATGCGCCAAGGCAGCAATTGGCGGAGGCGTGGGAAAGGTTTGGGCCGGGGCTGGGAATCGACGCCTACCTGCCGGCGGACCCGATAGCTTGTGATGCAGCCTTGCTCTCCGGGTCCGTTCTCTTGGAATGCGCACCCGAATCGGCACTTCGACTTGCCATTGCCAACCTTGTCTGTGCGCCTGTCCAGCAAAAGGCGAATTCCTTTGGCCGAAATACCAGAGCCGCCCGCCTACATAAGCGCTAG
- a CDS encoding flagella basal body P-ring formation protein FlgA, with protein MGQGAVVAAARLKKPSWKDPRLLIGILLVLVSVAGVIALVGSADRTTQVYTAREEIAVGQAVTMADLSIANVRLDDLESGYVTVEGGWADGRVALQRVAKNQLLAKESLGQADALNRKPVAVSVEGELPVQVVGGARVDVWVALPGSSSAFDEPHLLLPSAEIAQVVSGPVGLGASKTTQILVLVTDEQMPKLLGAQANKASISVVWNPAGLNP; from the coding sequence ATGGGTCAAGGGGCAGTGGTCGCTGCAGCAAGATTGAAGAAGCCGTCGTGGAAGGATCCCCGGCTGCTGATCGGCATCCTGTTGGTACTCGTCTCCGTTGCCGGCGTCATCGCCCTGGTTGGCTCGGCAGACAGAACGACGCAGGTCTACACGGCGCGCGAAGAAATCGCAGTTGGCCAAGCGGTCACCATGGCGGACCTCTCGATTGCCAATGTGCGCCTGGACGATCTTGAGTCCGGGTACGTCACCGTAGAGGGCGGCTGGGCCGACGGCCGGGTAGCTCTGCAACGGGTCGCGAAGAACCAGCTTCTCGCCAAGGAAAGCCTGGGGCAGGCCGATGCGCTGAACCGGAAGCCTGTCGCTGTTTCCGTCGAAGGGGAACTGCCTGTTCAGGTCGTTGGAGGTGCGCGGGTCGACGTCTGGGTTGCGTTGCCCGGTTCAAGCAGTGCGTTTGATGAGCCGCATTTGCTGCTGCCCAGCGCCGAAATTGCGCAGGTGGTGTCTGGACCCGTTGGTTTGGGAGCATCCAAAACCACCCAGATCCTTGTCCTCGTGACGGATGAGCAGATGCCCAAGCTGTTGGGTGCACAAGCGAATAAGGCCAGCATTTCAGTGGTGTGGAATCCGGCGGGACTGAACCCATGA
- a CDS encoding helix-turn-helix domain-containing protein, whose amino-acid sequence MPRFLTLADVAEQLQINSPQAYALVRSGELKAIQVGGRGQWRIEETMLEKYIQDRYAEASRMIQEARAKAGQP is encoded by the coding sequence ATGCCCCGATTCCTGACTCTGGCGGATGTCGCCGAACAACTTCAAATCAATTCCCCACAGGCCTATGCCCTGGTGCGCAGCGGCGAATTGAAAGCCATCCAAGTAGGAGGGCGGGGTCAGTGGCGCATTGAGGAGACGATGCTGGAAAAATACATCCAGGACCGCTATGCCGAAGCAAGCCGCATGATCCAGGAGGCAAGAGCCAAGGCCGGCCAGCCCTAG
- a CDS encoding LysM domain-containing protein has product MARTVRSDACLAGTILGLGLLLFYVGTMLLDQWRSADHHNQVISIEDLIGFIANGAGAALVAWWILSFVLAFFASLLHRRGKKASANALAKFSPAFMLRIAAAVLSLNLLGATMAQASAPLPEPGWGPTAVNSRTSPHPAWTPKPAAGSAPDLQKTGSIAKANSLDPRWKPQPPLADPGLLSRSPMRQGIPPEESGVVVKSGDTLWSIAASRLGPLSTDVEVALLWPKWHAANRSVIGEDPSVLVPGQVLRPPLPG; this is encoded by the coding sequence GTGGCAAGAACAGTACGCAGCGACGCCTGCCTCGCCGGGACAATCCTGGGACTTGGGCTGCTGCTTTTCTACGTGGGCACCATGCTCTTGGATCAATGGCGGTCAGCGGATCACCACAACCAAGTCATCTCCATTGAGGACCTGATCGGTTTCATCGCGAACGGTGCTGGTGCAGCACTGGTGGCGTGGTGGATTCTCTCATTTGTGCTCGCATTCTTCGCATCGCTTTTGCACCGTAGGGGAAAGAAGGCCAGCGCCAATGCCCTGGCAAAGTTCAGCCCTGCTTTTATGCTGCGGATTGCCGCAGCGGTCCTGAGCTTGAATCTCCTGGGTGCCACTATGGCCCAGGCGTCCGCTCCCCTACCCGAGCCCGGCTGGGGACCCACAGCTGTCAACAGCCGAACCTCTCCGCACCCTGCCTGGACTCCCAAGCCCGCTGCGGGGTCCGCTCCCGATTTGCAGAAAACCGGGTCCATCGCCAAGGCAAACTCCCTTGATCCACGGTGGAAGCCCCAGCCTCCCCTCGCCGATCCCGGACTTCTCAGCAGGTCGCCGATGAGACAAGGGATCCCTCCAGAAGAATCCGGTGTCGTCGTGAAGTCAGGAGACACTCTTTGGTCTATTGCAGCGTCACGGCTGGGTCCCCTTTCAACCGATGTCGAGGTCGCGCTGTTGTGGCCCAAGTGGCACGCCGCCAACCGTTCGGTCATTGGCGAGGATCCTTCAGTGTTGGTCCCGGGCCAGGTCCTGCGGCCGCCCTTGCCGGGCTGA
- a CDS encoding Rv3235 family protein, protein MTVATASRPTDRQNSQRPSPGYGSNSSDIDVRLVARSIAQAALEVLAGTRALTQLSRSLDPDCYLSLQHRAALTRKHAARVRGNLHPHRSPMVRSVRACSITEDICEASIVVAEEQRCRAVAMRLERLDGVWRVTALEIG, encoded by the coding sequence ATGACCGTTGCGACCGCGAGCCGGCCCACGGACCGCCAGAACTCCCAACGACCATCTCCCGGTTACGGTTCGAACAGTTCGGACATTGACGTTCGGCTGGTTGCACGCAGTATCGCGCAGGCAGCGTTGGAGGTTCTGGCAGGTACCCGCGCCCTGACCCAGCTCTCACGTTCCCTTGATCCTGACTGCTATCTATCCCTGCAGCACAGGGCTGCCCTCACCCGGAAGCACGCCGCCAGGGTCCGGGGAAACCTTCATCCCCACCGGAGCCCTATGGTCCGCTCTGTTCGAGCCTGCTCAATCACCGAGGACATCTGCGAGGCAAGCATTGTTGTTGCCGAAGAACAAAGATGCCGCGCTGTGGCCATGAGACTGGAACGGTTGGATGGAGTGTGGCGGGTTACGGCTTTGGAAATCGGTTGA